A genome region from Mycobacteriales bacterium includes the following:
- a CDS encoding nucleoside deaminase, whose product MTELSDDDRRWLDAAIAEARTGREEGGVPIGAALVADGQLLAGGHNRRVQHGSAIHHGETNALENAGRQPASVYRRSTMYTTLSPCDMCSGAILLYGIPRVVVGENVTFVGAEEHLRSRGVEVVVADDEECKTLMREFIAANPKLWNEDIGEES is encoded by the coding sequence GTGACCGAGCTCTCCGACGACGACCGGCGCTGGCTCGACGCGGCCATCGCGGAGGCGCGCACCGGCCGCGAGGAGGGTGGGGTCCCGATCGGTGCCGCGCTGGTCGCCGACGGACAGCTGCTGGCGGGCGGTCACAACCGCCGGGTGCAGCACGGCAGCGCGATCCACCACGGGGAGACGAACGCGCTGGAGAACGCCGGCCGCCAGCCGGCGAGCGTCTACCGGCGGTCGACGATGTACACGACGTTGTCGCCGTGCGACATGTGCAGCGGCGCGATCCTGCTCTACGGCATCCCGCGGGTGGTGGTCGGCGAGAACGTCACCTTCGTGGGCGCCGAGGAGCACCTGCGGTCACGAGGGGTCGAGGTCGTCGTCGCCGACGACGAGGAGTGCAAGACGCTGATGCGAGAGTTCATCGCCGCGAACCCGAAGCTGTGGAACGAGGACATCGGCGAGGAGAGCTGA
- a CDS encoding cytosine permease produces MTTVQDEAGLAANTEIREGDYGEKVAVIEPGGAEFIPLAERHGKPLNLFWTWMSPNFEFATVFVGVICIEFFGLSFSQSVGAIVLGTVLGSITHAGLSAQGPQYGVPQMVLSRISFGYWGNILPAGINALIAGVGWFAVNSVSGALALNTLLHWNKVLCLLIIVAAQIAIALYGHNLVHLFEKLAFPILLVAFVLAGIYTFSKGHYGGQGAGGYGTYGGFTLATAATFGYACGWNPYASDYTRYFDPKTSKAATGWWAGFGVALSCIALEIIGAASATIGAKGDSPTSQFTNPLPTGIADFTLIAIALGAVAANAINIYSGSISFNTLGFKIPLKLRRAMIAGVFGVAGFIVAWTGLHDAAEKYNNFLLVIAYWIAPWLAVVFVDQVLRRGNHADLLYDHRHTSWAGPIAMAVGGAVSILLFSNQTEFMGYVVRNHPNLGDLTPEVGFVLAAVVYFVLYQAGLGRTKATAAT; encoded by the coding sequence ATGACGACGGTTCAAGACGAGGCCGGGCTCGCGGCCAACACCGAGATCCGGGAAGGCGACTACGGCGAGAAGGTCGCCGTCATCGAGCCTGGCGGCGCGGAGTTCATTCCGCTCGCCGAGCGGCACGGCAAGCCGCTCAACCTGTTCTGGACCTGGATGTCGCCGAACTTCGAGTTCGCGACCGTCTTCGTCGGCGTGATCTGCATCGAGTTCTTCGGCCTGAGCTTCAGCCAGTCCGTCGGCGCGATCGTCCTCGGCACCGTCCTGGGGTCGATCACCCACGCCGGGCTGTCCGCCCAGGGCCCGCAGTACGGCGTACCGCAGATGGTGCTGTCCCGGATCTCGTTCGGCTACTGGGGCAACATCCTGCCGGCGGGTATCAACGCGCTGATCGCGGGCGTCGGCTGGTTCGCGGTCAACAGCGTGTCGGGTGCGCTGGCGCTCAACACGTTGTTGCACTGGAACAAGGTGCTTTGCCTGCTGATCATCGTCGCAGCGCAGATCGCGATCGCGCTGTACGGGCACAACCTGGTGCATCTGTTCGAGAAGCTCGCGTTTCCGATCCTGCTGGTCGCCTTCGTCCTCGCCGGGATCTACACGTTCTCCAAGGGTCACTACGGCGGTCAGGGTGCCGGCGGCTACGGCACGTACGGCGGCTTCACGCTGGCGACCGCGGCCACGTTCGGATACGCGTGCGGGTGGAACCCCTACGCGAGCGACTACACCCGCTACTTCGACCCGAAGACCTCCAAGGCGGCGACCGGCTGGTGGGCCGGGTTCGGCGTGGCGCTGTCCTGCATCGCGCTGGAGATCATCGGCGCCGCCTCGGCGACGATCGGCGCGAAGGGAGACTCGCCGACGAGCCAGTTCACCAACCCGCTGCCGACCGGCATCGCCGACTTCACCCTGATCGCGATCGCGCTGGGGGCGGTCGCGGCGAACGCGATCAACATCTACTCGGGCTCGATCTCGTTCAACACCCTCGGCTTCAAGATCCCGTTGAAGCTGCGGCGCGCGATGATCGCCGGCGTGTTCGGCGTCGCCGGCTTCATCGTCGCGTGGACCGGCCTCCACGACGCGGCCGAGAAGTACAACAACTTCCTTCTGGTCATCGCGTACTGGATCGCCCCGTGGCTGGCCGTGGTGTTCGTGGACCAGGTGCTCCGGCGCGGCAACCACGCGGATCTGCTCTACGACCACCGGCACACGAGCTGGGCAGGACCGATCGCCATGGCGGTCGGCGGCGCCGTCTCGATCCTGCTGTTCTCGAACCAGACCGAGTTCATGGGCTACGTCGTACGCAACCACCCGAACCTCGGCGACCTCACCCCGGAGGTCGGGTTCGTGCTCGCCGCCGTCGTCTACTTCGTGCTCTACCAGGCCGGTCTCGGCCGGACGAAGGCAACCGCGGCGACGTGA
- a CDS encoding glycoside hydrolase family 15 protein: protein MTNQPIESYALLGDLHTAALVSRLGTIDWLAFPRFDSGACFAALLGDDENGSWQLAPAGRPECTRRRYRGDTLILETEWETAGGAVRVIDFMPPRGEAPDVVRIVEGISGSVDMETTIRVRFDYGSILPWVRQLNGGLRMIAGPDSLCLRSPVSLAADGTSHVARFRVNAGDRIPFVLTWQASHRHPPRAIDPEQALRDTESEWTAWVATCHYDGEWRDAVIRSLATLKALTYRPTGGIVAAATTSLPEAIGGERNWDYRYCWLRDATMTLQALLYAGCTDEAKAWREWLLRAVAGDAKDMQIMYGIAGERRLTEFTLPWLSGYEGSTPVRVGNEASGQFQLDVYGELLDALHLDRESGLTAHDDSWDLQRTILDELEGRWAAPDQSLWEMRGDPRHFVHSKVMAWVGLDRAVLAVEKFGLDGPVDRWRAVRDDIHAEVCAKGYDADRGTFTQSYGSKGLDASTLLIPQVGFLPATDERVVGTVEAIARDLTHDGFVLRYDTSQAADGLRGTEGAFLACTLWLADDLHLIGQEARARETFERVLDLRNDVGLLSEEWDPKAKRQLGNTPQAFSHVPLVNTARALSTTGAKTGRVSRREPRHHRAERGR, encoded by the coding sequence ATGACCAACCAGCCCATCGAGAGCTACGCGCTTCTCGGCGACCTGCACACCGCCGCGCTGGTGAGCCGCCTCGGCACGATCGACTGGCTCGCGTTTCCGCGATTCGACTCCGGGGCGTGCTTCGCGGCTTTGCTCGGAGACGACGAGAACGGGTCGTGGCAACTCGCACCGGCGGGCCGGCCGGAATGCACCCGCCGCCGGTACCGCGGCGACACGCTCATCCTCGAGACGGAGTGGGAGACCGCCGGCGGCGCCGTGCGGGTCATCGACTTCATGCCACCGCGCGGCGAGGCACCGGACGTGGTGCGGATCGTCGAGGGCATTTCGGGCTCGGTCGACATGGAGACGACGATCCGGGTCCGATTCGACTACGGCTCGATCCTGCCGTGGGTGCGCCAGCTGAACGGCGGGCTGCGGATGATCGCGGGACCCGACTCGCTGTGCCTGCGCTCCCCCGTCAGCCTCGCCGCAGATGGCACCAGCCACGTCGCGCGGTTCCGGGTGAACGCGGGCGATCGCATCCCGTTCGTCCTCACCTGGCAGGCGTCCCACCGCCACCCGCCGCGGGCGATCGATCCTGAGCAGGCGTTGCGCGACACGGAAAGCGAGTGGACCGCCTGGGTCGCAACCTGCCACTACGACGGCGAATGGCGGGACGCCGTGATCCGGTCCCTGGCCACGTTGAAGGCGCTGACCTACCGGCCGACCGGCGGGATTGTCGCGGCCGCCACGACCTCCCTTCCGGAGGCGATCGGCGGTGAGCGCAACTGGGACTACCGGTACTGCTGGCTACGCGACGCGACGATGACGCTGCAGGCGCTGCTCTACGCCGGCTGCACCGACGAGGCCAAAGCCTGGCGCGAGTGGCTGCTGCGCGCCGTCGCCGGCGACGCCAAGGACATGCAGATCATGTACGGCATCGCCGGGGAGCGGCGGCTCACCGAGTTCACGCTGCCGTGGCTGTCCGGCTACGAAGGGTCGACGCCGGTGCGGGTCGGCAACGAGGCGTCGGGCCAGTTCCAGCTGGACGTGTACGGCGAGCTGCTCGACGCCCTGCATCTGGATCGTGAGTCGGGCCTTACCGCCCACGACGACTCGTGGGACCTGCAGCGCACGATCCTGGACGAGCTCGAGGGCCGCTGGGCCGCGCCCGACCAGTCGCTGTGGGAGATGCGCGGCGACCCGCGTCACTTCGTGCACTCGAAGGTGATGGCCTGGGTCGGCCTCGACCGCGCAGTCCTGGCGGTCGAGAAGTTCGGACTCGACGGGCCGGTCGACCGTTGGCGCGCGGTGCGCGACGACATTCACGCCGAGGTGTGCGCGAAGGGCTACGACGCAGACCGCGGCACGTTCACCCAGTCGTACGGCTCGAAGGGGCTCGACGCCTCGACGTTGCTGATCCCCCAGGTCGGCTTCCTGCCCGCCACCGACGAGCGGGTGGTCGGCACCGTCGAGGCGATCGCCCGGGATCTCACCCACGACGGTTTCGTGCTGCGCTACGACACCTCGCAGGCCGCCGACGGCTTGCGAGGGACCGAAGGCGCCTTTCTCGCGTGCACTCTGTGGCTGGCCGACGACCTCCACCTCATCGGCCAGGAGGCCCGCGCCAGGGAGACCTTCGAGCGGGTCCTCGACCTGCGCAACGACGTCGGGCTGCTCTCCGAGGAGTGGGACCCCAAAGCGAAGCGGCAGCTCGGGAACACGCCGCAAGCGTTCAGCCACGTGCCGCTGGTCAACACCGCCCGGGCGCTGTCCACGACCGGGGCAAAGACCGGGAGGGTGTCGCGCCGCGAGCCGCGTCACCACCGCGCGGAGCGGGGTCGATAG
- a CDS encoding MurT ligase domain-containing protein, which yields MTSARYALGRAAGTTAAALSRLTGRGDGTTVGGRLTLAIAPDALALSAAGRELALVSGTNGKSTTRSFLVAALETLGPVASNAGGANLPTGLTAALTRDRRSPRGVLEVDEPFLPHVVDAVRPRAVTLLNLSRDQLDRYAEVRRLASIWRDSVGKPTGPTVIANCDDPLVTWAASDADRVVWVAAGQRWHDDTSVCPSCGGVLSRSGTDWSSSCGLRRPEPAWRTEGTTVVDAGGTRHEVRLGVPGVVNVGNAALAAATAALWGVAPDEAFAAMSAIRTVEGRYLSTTFHGSPVRLLLAKNPAGWTEALSMVPAQCRNVVISVNARAADGRDPSWLWDVPFEQLAGKRAVATGERSRDVSLRLRYAGVDCVRVDEPAAALAAATNDGPVEVLANYTAFQVYRRVVGDA from the coding sequence GTGACGAGTGCGCGCTACGCGCTCGGACGCGCGGCAGGCACCACTGCCGCGGCGCTGTCTCGTCTCACCGGCCGGGGTGACGGCACGACGGTCGGCGGTCGGCTGACCCTCGCGATCGCGCCCGACGCGCTGGCTCTTTCGGCGGCGGGCCGCGAGCTCGCCCTCGTCAGCGGCACCAACGGCAAGAGCACGACCCGGTCGTTCCTGGTCGCGGCACTCGAGACGCTCGGTCCGGTGGCGAGCAACGCCGGTGGGGCGAACCTCCCCACCGGGCTGACCGCCGCGCTCACCCGTGACCGTCGTTCGCCCCGCGGCGTCCTCGAGGTCGACGAGCCCTTCCTGCCGCACGTCGTCGACGCGGTGCGGCCACGAGCGGTGACGTTGCTCAACCTCAGCCGCGACCAGCTCGACCGCTACGCCGAGGTACGCCGGCTGGCGAGCATCTGGCGGGACAGCGTCGGCAAGCCCACGGGCCCGACGGTGATCGCGAACTGCGATGACCCGCTGGTGACGTGGGCAGCCTCCGACGCCGACCGGGTGGTGTGGGTCGCGGCAGGCCAGCGCTGGCACGACGACACGTCGGTCTGCCCGAGCTGCGGCGGCGTGCTGTCGCGGTCGGGCACCGACTGGTCGAGCTCGTGCGGGCTGCGCCGACCCGAGCCTGCTTGGCGGACCGAGGGCACCACTGTGGTGGACGCCGGCGGGACGCGACACGAGGTGCGCCTCGGCGTACCGGGCGTCGTCAACGTGGGCAACGCGGCGCTGGCCGCCGCGACCGCCGCACTGTGGGGTGTCGCGCCGGACGAGGCGTTCGCCGCGATGAGCGCCATCCGGACGGTCGAGGGCCGCTACCTGTCGACGACCTTCCACGGCTCGCCGGTGCGCCTGCTGCTGGCGAAGAACCCGGCCGGCTGGACCGAGGCGCTGAGCATGGTGCCGGCGCAGTGCCGCAACGTCGTCATCTCGGTCAACGCCCGCGCCGCCGACGGGCGAGACCCGTCGTGGCTGTGGGACGTACCATTCGAGCAGCTGGCCGGCAAGCGCGCCGTTGCCACCGGCGAACGCTCCCGGGACGTCTCGCTGCGGCTGCGCTATGCCGGAGTGGACTGCGTGCGGGTGGACGAGCCGGCCGCGGCGCTGGCGGCCGCAACGAACGACGGGCCGGTCGAGGTCCTCGCGAACTACACCGCGTTCCAGGTCTACCGGCGGGTGGTCGGCGATGCCTGA
- a CDS encoding glutamine amidotransferase: MPDPVRIALLYPAVLGTYGDGGNARVLAERLRWRGLSAEVIAVDIDQPLPEQADLYVLGGGEDSAQTLAASRLADGRLRRVAEGGATLFAVCAGFQILGETFLDATGSAFPGLGILDCRTDRLEGPRAVGELLVAPELPGVGLLTGYENHGGRTTLGPGATALGTVRVGVGNGDRAVDGAVQHNVVATYLHGPALARNPALADYLLSTVVGELQPVDDSEAEELRRERIDAVTSVARLRARRQWRPPARDR, from the coding sequence ATGCCTGACCCGGTGCGGATCGCGTTGCTCTATCCGGCGGTCCTCGGCACCTACGGCGACGGCGGCAACGCACGGGTGCTCGCCGAACGGCTCCGGTGGCGCGGTCTTTCGGCCGAGGTCATCGCAGTCGACATCGACCAGCCGCTGCCCGAGCAGGCCGACCTCTACGTGCTGGGCGGGGGCGAGGACAGCGCGCAGACCCTCGCGGCGTCACGGCTGGCCGACGGCAGGTTGCGCCGCGTCGCGGAAGGCGGCGCGACGCTGTTCGCGGTGTGCGCGGGCTTCCAGATCCTCGGCGAGACATTCCTCGACGCCACCGGCTCGGCGTTTCCCGGACTGGGCATCCTCGACTGCCGCACCGACCGGCTGGAGGGTCCGCGCGCGGTCGGCGAGCTGCTCGTTGCGCCCGAGCTGCCCGGCGTCGGCCTGCTCACCGGCTACGAGAACCACGGCGGGCGTACGACCCTCGGCCCGGGAGCGACCGCGCTCGGAACCGTCCGGGTGGGAGTCGGCAACGGTGATCGGGCAGTCGACGGCGCGGTCCAGCACAACGTCGTCGCGACCTACCTGCACGGCCCTGCCCTGGCGCGCAACCCTGCCCTGGCCGATTACCTGCTCTCGACGGTCGTCGGGGAGCTTCAGCCGGTCGACGACAGCGAGGCCGAGGAGCTGCGCCGCGAACGCATCGATGCGGTCACGTCAGTGGCACGGCTTCGGGCGCGCCGCCAGTGGCGGCCACCTGCCCGCGACCGCTGA
- a CDS encoding pitrilysin family protein translates to MTPVAPRPAPGAPRDWHFPSFERRSVAGGRVMAAHLPGRPLAVASVVFDAGAALEPRGHEGIAEIVARALSEGAAGRDAYEFGVAGERLGAGWRAASDWDSLRAGFEVPVSELPAATQLLADAVRAASFTDDALDRVLDERIDEISIERSQPAVLAAEALGAALFAPTSRYAAPDGGTQSSLDALGREDIRRYRDARLRKETATLVVVGDLADVDVDELGQTVFDGWEGSPSGGAPPDVVPHQSGRRTVVVDRPGSVQSVVMVGHDGPARAVEDYVAVTTMALVLGGMFSSRLNMKIREEKGYAYGAFGGFDTRKHGGVFAARAAVQSEVTVPALADIVAEIERVPADGLQAEEVEQARAYRAGVFPVNFAGVSAVASGLGDIATHGFSDRHFDDLRARILDVSLDEINASARKYLRPDDFVTVIVGDAAGFVDDLPSLGLGPVEIIRDGL, encoded by the coding sequence ATGACTCCGGTAGCACCACGTCCGGCTCCGGGCGCGCCTCGCGACTGGCACTTCCCGTCCTTCGAGCGACGGTCGGTCGCAGGTGGCCGTGTCATGGCGGCTCATCTGCCCGGCCGGCCGCTCGCGGTCGCGTCGGTGGTGTTCGACGCGGGTGCGGCGCTGGAGCCCCGAGGGCACGAAGGCATCGCCGAGATCGTCGCCCGTGCGCTCTCCGAGGGCGCGGCCGGCCGTGACGCGTACGAGTTCGGCGTGGCAGGCGAGCGGCTTGGCGCGGGGTGGCGGGCCGCGAGCGACTGGGACTCGCTTCGGGCCGGCTTCGAGGTTCCCGTGAGCGAGCTGCCGGCGGCGACGCAGCTGCTCGCGGACGCGGTCCGTGCCGCGAGCTTCACCGACGACGCCCTGGACCGCGTCCTCGACGAGCGCATCGACGAGATCAGCATCGAACGCAGCCAGCCTGCGGTGCTGGCGGCGGAGGCGCTGGGAGCGGCGTTGTTCGCGCCGACCAGCCGCTACGCGGCGCCTGACGGCGGAACCCAGTCGAGCCTCGACGCGCTCGGCCGCGAGGACATCCGCCGCTACCGCGACGCCCGGCTGCGCAAGGAGACCGCCACTCTCGTGGTCGTCGGTGACCTGGCCGACGTCGACGTCGACGAACTCGGGCAGACGGTCTTCGACGGCTGGGAGGGCAGCCCGTCGGGCGGCGCGCCGCCGGACGTCGTTCCCCACCAGTCAGGCCGCCGGACTGTCGTCGTCGACCGGCCCGGCTCGGTGCAGTCGGTGGTCATGGTGGGTCATGACGGCCCGGCTCGTGCCGTCGAGGACTACGTGGCGGTGACGACGATGGCGCTGGTCCTCGGCGGGATGTTCTCCTCACGGCTCAACATGAAGATCCGCGAGGAGAAGGGCTACGCCTACGGCGCCTTCGGCGGGTTCGACACCCGCAAGCACGGCGGCGTCTTCGCCGCCCGCGCCGCGGTGCAGAGCGAGGTCACGGTCCCCGCCCTCGCCGACATCGTCGCCGAGATCGAACGTGTGCCTGCCGACGGCCTGCAGGCCGAGGAGGTCGAGCAGGCGCGCGCCTACCGGGCCGGCGTGTTCCCGGTGAACTTCGCCGGCGTCTCGGCGGTGGCGTCGGGCCTGGGGGACATCGCCACGCACGGCTTCTCGGATCGCCACTTCGACGACCTGCGCGCGCGCATCCTCGACGTGAGCCTCGACGAGATCAACGCGTCGGCGCGCAAATACCTGCGGCCGGACGACTTCGTCACGGTCATCGTGGGGGACGCCGCCGGCTTCGTCGACGATCTGCCCTCGCTCGGCCTCGGGCCGGTCGAGATCATCCGCGACGGACTGTGA
- a CDS encoding pitrilysin family protein → MPPSVTYPFSTRTLDNGLKVIVSEDRLAPVVAVNIWYDVGSRHETEGHTGFAHLFEHLMFQGSANVARGEHFAAVNAAGGTLNGTTWCDRTNYYETVPSHHLATMLWLEADRMGGLLDALDQDNLDNQRDVVKNEKRQTRDNQPYGSWLDRLHELSFPAGHPYHHSTIGSMADLDAASLEDARSFYATWYGPDNAVLSIVGDVESEEAFRLAETYFGAIAAKGSYPTPPSTEVAPRIGSEVRATVTDRVPVARAFIAYRTAAFGTAEYDAMQVAATVLGGGRGSRLYKSLVLDQQLLQPSDAIVDSWPFIGGATLTIADLPAREGVAIEQLEQAYHAEVDRLAAGVTDDELDRAKALLTSQWLHHMASVDGRADTFSEYATLLGDPGLVNEALPSLLRVTAQQVTEVIAEVMTRDNRVVLTFLPEAGDEEVAA, encoded by the coding sequence GTGCCGCCGTCAGTGACCTACCCGTTCAGCACCCGCACGCTCGACAACGGGTTGAAGGTGATCGTCAGCGAAGACCGGCTCGCCCCGGTCGTGGCGGTGAACATCTGGTACGACGTGGGCTCCCGGCACGAGACGGAGGGTCACACCGGCTTCGCGCATCTCTTCGAGCACCTCATGTTCCAGGGTTCGGCCAACGTCGCTCGCGGTGAACACTTCGCCGCGGTCAACGCAGCCGGCGGCACCCTGAACGGCACGACCTGGTGCGATCGCACGAACTACTACGAGACCGTGCCGTCTCATCACCTGGCGACGATGCTCTGGCTCGAGGCCGACCGGATGGGCGGGCTGCTCGACGCGCTCGACCAGGACAACCTCGACAACCAGCGCGACGTCGTGAAGAACGAGAAGCGGCAGACCCGCGACAACCAGCCCTACGGCTCGTGGCTGGACCGGTTGCACGAGCTGAGCTTCCCCGCGGGCCACCCGTACCACCACTCGACGATCGGCTCGATGGCCGACCTCGACGCGGCGTCGCTCGAAGACGCCAGAAGCTTCTACGCAACCTGGTACGGCCCCGACAACGCCGTCCTGTCGATCGTGGGCGACGTGGAGTCCGAGGAAGCGTTCCGGCTCGCCGAGACCTACTTCGGCGCCATCGCGGCGAAGGGCAGCTACCCGACGCCGCCGTCGACCGAGGTAGCGCCACGGATCGGCAGTGAGGTGCGTGCCACCGTCACCGACCGGGTGCCGGTCGCGCGCGCTTTCATCGCCTACCGCACCGCTGCGTTCGGGACGGCCGAGTACGACGCGATGCAGGTCGCCGCCACGGTTCTCGGTGGTGGGCGCGGCAGCCGGCTGTACAAGTCTTTGGTGCTCGACCAGCAGCTGCTGCAGCCCAGCGACGCGATCGTCGACTCCTGGCCGTTCATCGGCGGTGCGACGCTCACGATCGCCGACCTTCCGGCACGCGAGGGCGTCGCGATCGAGCAGCTCGAGCAGGCTTATCACGCCGAGGTCGACCGGCTTGCCGCCGGCGTCACCGACGACGAGCTCGACCGCGCGAAGGCGTTGCTGACCAGCCAGTGGCTGCACCACATGGCGTCGGTCGACGGCCGCGCCGACACCTTCAGCGAGTACGCCACGCTGCTCGGCGACCCGGGCCTGGTCAACGAGGCGCTGCCGTCATTGCTGCGGGTCACCGCGCAGCAGGTCACGGAGGTGATCGCGGAGGTGATGACGCGGGACAACCGCGTCGTGCTCACCTTCCTTCCGGAGGCCGGCGACGAGGAAGTCGCCGCATGA
- a CDS encoding AMP-binding protein, which produces MKVPLTTADFLARAETVYADRIGVIDEPTAHDSLGELTYGAVARRVRALQAGLDELGVGVGERVAVVSPNAARHLELYYAVPASGRVLVPINFRLRTEEVEYIVEHSGATVLLVDPETNEDIPTVSAKHRFLLGAESDDALLRFDREPQPWADASEDATATINYTSGTTARPKGVQLTHRNVWLNAVTFGMHAGVSDWDVYLHTLPMFHANGWGMTWTTAALGVPQVVLRKVDGGEILNRIARHDVSLMCAAPAVVNAVLEAGATWEGPIPGAGRRARVVCAGAPPPSRTIERIEDELGWEFCQIYGLTETSPLLTINRRRREQAGRPITEISKELSRAGAPALGVTLRISDSGEVQARSNVVLEGYWQQPDATADALEDDWFHTGDGGVIDVEGYLTISDRKKDIIITGGENVSSIEVEDCLFSAPGVVECAVIGVPHEKWGETIKAIVVRGPDATCSEADLIAHCKQRMAGYKAPTSIDFVDVIPRTATGKVQKFKLREPYWTGRERQVN; this is translated from the coding sequence ATGAAGGTGCCGCTGACCACTGCTGACTTTCTCGCACGCGCCGAGACCGTCTACGCCGACCGGATCGGCGTCATCGACGAGCCGACTGCTCACGACAGTCTGGGCGAGCTGACCTACGGCGCCGTCGCCCGCCGGGTTCGTGCGCTGCAGGCTGGCCTCGACGAGCTCGGGGTCGGCGTGGGAGAGCGGGTTGCGGTCGTCTCTCCGAACGCCGCACGCCACCTCGAGCTGTACTACGCCGTGCCTGCCTCCGGGCGGGTCCTCGTCCCGATCAACTTCCGACTGCGCACCGAGGAGGTCGAGTACATCGTCGAGCACTCCGGCGCGACGGTCCTGCTCGTCGACCCGGAGACCAACGAGGACATCCCGACCGTCTCGGCCAAGCACCGGTTCCTGCTCGGCGCGGAAAGCGACGACGCGTTGCTGCGCTTCGACCGCGAGCCGCAGCCGTGGGCGGATGCGTCGGAGGACGCCACGGCGACGATCAACTACACGAGCGGGACCACAGCCCGGCCCAAGGGGGTGCAGCTCACCCACCGCAACGTCTGGCTCAACGCGGTCACCTTCGGCATGCACGCGGGCGTCAGCGACTGGGACGTCTACCTGCACACCCTGCCGATGTTCCACGCGAACGGCTGGGGCATGACGTGGACGACGGCTGCGCTCGGCGTCCCGCAGGTGGTGCTGCGCAAAGTCGACGGCGGCGAGATCCTCAACCGGATCGCACGCCACGACGTGTCCCTGATGTGCGCCGCGCCGGCGGTGGTCAACGCGGTGCTCGAAGCCGGAGCGACGTGGGAAGGGCCGATCCCGGGCGCCGGCCGGCGTGCCCGCGTGGTCTGCGCCGGGGCCCCGCCGCCGTCGAGGACCATCGAGCGCATCGAGGACGAGCTTGGCTGGGAGTTCTGCCAGATCTACGGCCTCACCGAGACCTCCCCGCTGCTGACCATCAACCGGCGCCGGCGGGAGCAGGCGGGCCGGCCGATCACCGAGATCTCCAAGGAGCTCAGCCGCGCCGGCGCTCCGGCGCTGGGCGTGACGCTGCGGATCAGCGACTCCGGCGAGGTGCAGGCCCGCTCCAACGTGGTGCTCGAGGGCTACTGGCAGCAGCCCGACGCGACCGCGGACGCGCTCGAGGACGACTGGTTCCACACCGGCGACGGCGGGGTGATCGACGTCGAGGGCTACCTCACGATCTCCGACCGCAAGAAGGACATCATCATCACGGGCGGGGAGAACGTCTCCTCGATCGAGGTCGAGGACTGCCTGTTCTCGGCACCCGGCGTCGTCGAGTGCGCCGTCATCGGCGTACCGCACGAGAAGTGGGGCGAGACGATCAAGGCGATCGTCGTCCGCGGCCCCGACGCCACCTGCAGCGAGGCGGACCTGATCGCCCACTGCAAGCAGCGGATGGCCGGCTACAAGGCGCCGACGTCGATCGACTTCGTCGACGTCATCCCGCGTACGGCGACCGGGAAGGTTCAGAAGTTCAAGCTGCGCGAGCCGTACTGGACCGGCCGGGAGCGACAGGTCAACTGA
- a CDS encoding OsmC family peroxiredoxin, whose amino-acid sequence MPTRTARTAWNGTLQEGSGQVELTSSGVGTYEVSFPKRAAEESPGTTSPEELIAAAHAACFAMSLSNEIAQAGGTPQALDVTAHVTLGPDAERGGFAITGIALEVEAEVDGLDAAGFQTAAQTAKAGCPVSKALSGTTITLDARLA is encoded by the coding sequence ATGCCCACCAGGACCGCACGCACGGCGTGGAACGGCACCTTGCAGGAAGGGTCGGGTCAGGTCGAGCTCACCAGCAGCGGAGTCGGCACCTACGAGGTGAGCTTCCCGAAACGGGCCGCCGAGGAGTCGCCCGGGACGACCAGCCCGGAGGAGCTGATCGCGGCGGCACACGCGGCTTGCTTTGCGATGTCGCTGTCGAACGAGATCGCGCAGGCAGGTGGCACACCGCAGGCACTCGACGTCACCGCCCACGTCACGCTCGGCCCCGACGCCGAGCGCGGCGGCTTCGCGATCACGGGCATCGCGCTCGAGGTCGAAGCCGAGGTCGACGGCCTCGACGCCGCAGGCTTCCAGACCGCGGCGCAGACCGCCAAGGCGGGCTGCCCGGTCAGCAAGGCGCTGTCCGGTACGACGATCACCCTCGACGCCCGCCTCGCCTAA